A portion of the Thermodesulfovibrionales bacterium genome contains these proteins:
- the rfbD gene encoding dTDP-4-dehydrorhamnose reductase gives MKILVTGSKGMLAHDLIPLLRESHEVAAFDLDLDITVRRDVSEAVRRIAPDRVINCAAYTQVDKAEEEREKAFLVNGLGVQNLALACAEGGIPLCQVSTDYVFDGEKETPYTPFDNTNPISVYGESKLAGERYAEWILSRFYIIRTSWLYGKGGKNFVETIRRIARERPEIRVVDDQRGSPTSTVSLSRAIKSLIETNAYGIHHFTDRTDGGISWFDFAGEIVRVSGLPARVLPIKTEEYPLPARRPKYSVLDLSLFPAAAGFEPVDWKAALRDYLAT, from the coding sequence GTGAAAATCCTCGTTACCGGCTCGAAGGGCATGCTCGCCCACGACCTCATCCCCCTCCTCAGGGAGTCGCATGAGGTCGCCGCATTCGACCTCGATCTCGATATCACCGTCCGGAGGGATGTCTCGGAGGCGGTACGGCGCATCGCTCCTGACAGGGTCATCAACTGCGCGGCTTACACGCAGGTCGACAAGGCTGAGGAAGAGAGAGAAAAGGCGTTCCTCGTAAACGGCCTCGGCGTCCAGAACCTCGCGCTCGCATGCGCGGAGGGCGGCATACCGCTCTGTCAGGTGAGCACCGACTACGTCTTTGACGGCGAGAAAGAGACCCCCTACACTCCCTTCGATAACACAAACCCGATCAGCGTCTACGGCGAGTCAAAGCTGGCGGGAGAGAGATACGCCGAGTGGATACTGAGCCGATTCTACATCATCAGGACGAGCTGGCTCTACGGGAAAGGCGGGAAGAACTTCGTCGAGACGATTAGGAGAATCGCGCGGGAACGTCCCGAGATACGGGTCGTGGATGACCAGAGGGGGTCCCCCACCTCTACGGTCTCTCTTTCCCGTGCGATAAAAAGCCTCATCGAGACGAACGCATACGGCATCCACCATTTTACCGACCGGACAGACGGCGGCATAAGCTGGTTCGACTTCGCGGGGGAGATCGTGAGAGTATCCGGTCTCCCCGCCCGCGTCCTGCCGATAAAGACTGAGGAGTACCCGCTCCCCGCGAGGAGGCCGAAATATTCGGTCCTCGATCTATCGCTCTTTCCGGCAGCTGCCGGATTCGAGCCCGTAGACTGGAAGGCCGCCCTCAGAGATTATCTTGCAACGTAA